A section of the Rummeliibacillus pycnus genome encodes:
- a CDS encoding long-chain-fatty-acid--CoA ligase, whose product MNIVQALECNAVRHPLKEALLYQDQHYTYEEFNKTVNQFAHGLIENGVKKGDKVALMMKNSDYFIISYFALAKIGAVIVPLNFRLLYKELAYIIHHSESKHIITDTEFEEEMVKAIGNDIIIENRISVPNANNQSFKSYHQCFSRNESNPSIDISNTDDLTIMYTSGTTGFPKGAVFDHERIKNVILQTSLSLGYHPKERWLHFAPLFHCAQLHLCLLPQLYLGGFGVIYSEFIPTTILSDIGKYKITNMLAVPTMYIAFLQIPKKNHFDFSSMQKFLYGAAPMSKEVVTKSIAYFGSSNFYSLCGQTETGPAAIILYPEDHDEHAGMSGKYAMLNTLVDIVTSTGESAKIGQIGELIFKAPSIMKGYYKNPEATSQTIRNGWLYSGDLAVRNEEGYILLVDRSKDMIISGGENIYSIEVENTIATYKGVAEVAIIGTPDPNWGEVVTAIIVQKDGHSLTEEEIIAFTKQNLAGYKCPKKVIFEDRLPRNASGKLMKYQLRQKFKV is encoded by the coding sequence ATGAATATCGTTCAAGCATTGGAGTGTAATGCAGTAAGACATCCATTAAAGGAAGCCTTACTCTATCAAGATCAACACTATACTTATGAGGAATTTAATAAAACCGTCAATCAATTTGCACATGGATTAATTGAAAATGGTGTGAAAAAAGGTGATAAAGTAGCACTTATGATGAAAAACTCAGACTACTTTATCATTTCTTATTTTGCGCTTGCAAAAATCGGTGCAGTCATTGTTCCGTTGAATTTTAGATTGCTATACAAAGAACTTGCGTACATTATTCATCATTCGGAGTCAAAGCATATTATTACAGATACTGAATTTGAAGAAGAAATGGTAAAAGCAATTGGAAACGATATCATCATTGAAAATAGAATTTCTGTTCCAAATGCAAATAACCAATCTTTTAAATCATACCATCAATGCTTTTCAAGGAATGAATCTAATCCTTCAATAGATATCTCAAACACAGATGATTTAACAATTATGTATACATCAGGTACAACAGGTTTCCCTAAAGGTGCCGTATTCGATCACGAACGTATTAAAAACGTAATTTTACAAACTAGTTTGTCCCTTGGTTATCACCCAAAAGAAAGATGGCTACATTTTGCGCCACTTTTCCATTGCGCACAGCTACACCTTTGTCTGCTTCCGCAATTATATCTTGGTGGTTTTGGTGTTATTTATAGCGAATTTATTCCAACGACTATATTGAGTGATATTGGAAAATATAAAATTACCAATATGTTAGCAGTTCCAACAATGTATATAGCTTTTTTACAAATTCCGAAAAAAAACCATTTTGATTTTTCATCCATGCAAAAGTTTCTTTATGGTGCTGCCCCAATGTCCAAAGAAGTTGTAACAAAAAGTATTGCTTATTTTGGGTCAAGTAATTTTTATAGTCTATGTGGTCAAACAGAAACTGGACCTGCTGCTATTATTTTATATCCAGAGGATCACGACGAACATGCGGGAATGTCAGGAAAATACGCGATGTTGAACACCTTAGTGGATATAGTAACTTCAACTGGCGAATCAGCGAAAATAGGGCAGATAGGGGAGCTTATTTTCAAGGCGCCATCCATTATGAAAGGGTATTATAAAAATCCAGAGGCAACAAGTCAGACAATTCGAAATGGTTGGTTATATTCAGGGGATTTAGCAGTTAGAAATGAAGAGGGCTATATTCTATTAGTTGACAGAAGTAAGGATATGATTATTTCTGGTGGAGAAAACATCTACTCTATAGAAGTAGAAAATACTATTGCAACGTATAAAGGGGTTGCAGAAGTAGCGATTATCGGAACTCCTGACCCTAACTGGGGAGAGGTTGTAACTGCTATCATCGTTCAAAAGGATGGCCATTCATTAACGGAGGAAGAAATTATTGCATTTACAAAACAAAATTTAGCAGGTTACAAATGCCCGAAAAAAGTAATCTTCGAGGATAGGCTACCGAGAAACGCATCTGGAAAGCTAATGAAGTATCAACTTAGACAAAAATTTAAAGTATAA
- a CDS encoding lipid-transfer protein: protein MGSQANVIGVSMVKFEKPGRNEPYEIMATKAIRGALADAGIDLSDVNQAYASYVYGDSTCGQTALYRVGMTGIPIINVNNNCSSGSTALYMARQAVESGVANCVLAFGFEEMKPGVIGDNWTDRTSPFQWLSNSFEELNPELPDGPVALKVFGAAGLEYLKKYDANLDIFGKVAIKSRKHAVNNPYSLFTQELQLDEVMNAPVIYPGLTRYMACPPTCGAAAVIVCSDQFAQKHNIHKAVKIVAQSMTTDMPDSISDSIHLVGSNMSARAAQAVFEKAGVEPSDIDVVELHDCFTPNEVITYEALGLCGEGEATKLINDGDNTYGGKYVINPSGGLMSKGHPLGATGLAQCTELVWQLRGDAGNRQVEGAKFALQHNLGLGGACVVTLYEKG, encoded by the coding sequence ATGGGAAGCCAAGCGAATGTAATTGGAGTAAGTATGGTGAAGTTTGAGAAGCCAGGAAGAAACGAGCCTTATGAAATCATGGCAACCAAAGCAATTCGAGGAGCTCTTGCTGATGCAGGTATTGATTTATCAGATGTGAATCAAGCGTATGCTAGCTATGTTTATGGTGACAGTACCTGTGGTCAAACAGCGTTGTACCGAGTGGGAATGACAGGTATTCCGATTATTAATGTCAATAATAATTGCTCATCGGGTTCAACAGCTCTATATATGGCAAGACAAGCAGTTGAATCAGGAGTAGCTAATTGTGTACTAGCATTTGGCTTTGAAGAGATGAAGCCAGGCGTAATAGGTGATAATTGGACAGATCGAACTTCACCTTTCCAATGGCTTTCCAACAGTTTTGAGGAACTAAATCCTGAATTACCTGATGGTCCAGTTGCATTAAAAGTTTTTGGTGCTGCAGGTTTAGAATATCTAAAAAAATATGATGCAAATTTGGATATATTCGGAAAAGTGGCTATAAAATCACGAAAACATGCTGTCAACAACCCATATTCCTTATTTACACAAGAATTACAATTAGATGAGGTCATGAATGCTCCAGTTATCTATCCGGGACTCACGAGATATATGGCCTGTCCACCAACATGCGGAGCAGCCGCAGTAATTGTTTGTAGCGATCAGTTTGCCCAAAAACATAATATCCATAAAGCAGTGAAAATTGTTGCTCAATCTATGACAACGGATATGCCTGATAGTATTTCGGATAGTATACATTTAGTAGGTAGCAATATGTCTGCTCGTGCAGCGCAAGCAGTATTTGAAAAGGCAGGTGTGGAACCATCTGATATAGATGTAGTTGAACTTCATGACTGCTTTACACCAAATGAAGTAATCACTTATGAAGCATTAGGACTTTGCGGTGAAGGAGAAGCAACGAAATTGATCAATGATGGGGACAATACGTACGGTGGAAAATATGTCATCAATCCGTCTGGTGGCTTAATGTCAAAAGGTCATCCTCTTGGCGCAACAGGTTTGGCACAATGTACGGAGTTAGTATGGCAATTGCGTGGAGATGCAGGAAATCGACAAGTAGAAGGAGCAAAATTTGCATTACAACATAACTTAGGGCTCGGTGGTGCTTGTGTTGTAACTTTATATGAAAAAGGGTAA
- a CDS encoding CaiB/BaiF CoA transferase family protein, whose protein sequence is MGILSGLKILDFTTLLPGPFATMMLADMGADVLKIESPERVDLTKVLGPIDGEVSAVFGHLNRSKRSLALDLKKEEAKEVIYQLVKDYDIVVEQFRPGVMDRLGIGYEKLKEINPKIIYCSITGYGQTGPLRNRAGHDINYLSLAGVASYSFRKNQSPVPSGIQVADLAGGSLPAVVGILAAVYHREKTGEGQSIDLSITDAVFALNAMYGSGYLVGGIEPEAESFLLNGGGFYDFYETKDQRYFSVGSLEPQFQLRLCELIGDLNLLELSSSDNSESQQAFKKILTETFKKKTFEEWLKILGDDFDGCIEPVLQFSESVAHPQIETRGLVVEVPKLVGGTQQQIAFPIKFSTQPAEYRFTGVQTGTHTVEILKELGFDSETINRLTNQ, encoded by the coding sequence ATGGGGATTTTATCCGGTTTGAAAATTTTAGATTTCACAACCCTTTTGCCAGGTCCATTTGCAACGATGATGCTAGCAGATATGGGTGCTGATGTATTAAAAATAGAGTCACCAGAACGTGTAGATCTTACAAAAGTTTTGGGCCCGATAGATGGTGAAGTTTCAGCGGTATTCGGACATCTTAATCGATCGAAACGATCTTTAGCATTGGATTTGAAAAAAGAAGAAGCAAAAGAAGTGATCTATCAATTAGTAAAAGATTATGACATTGTTGTTGAGCAATTTAGACCAGGCGTTATGGATCGATTGGGCATTGGCTATGAAAAATTGAAAGAAATTAATCCAAAAATTATTTATTGCTCCATTACAGGATACGGTCAAACTGGCCCTCTTCGTAATCGTGCAGGTCATGATATTAATTATTTGTCTTTAGCAGGTGTTGCAAGTTATTCCTTTAGAAAAAATCAAAGTCCTGTTCCGTCTGGAATTCAAGTTGCAGATCTTGCGGGTGGATCGCTTCCAGCTGTAGTTGGTATTTTAGCAGCCGTATACCATAGAGAAAAAACAGGGGAAGGTCAATCAATCGATTTAAGTATAACGGATGCAGTTTTTGCATTAAATGCTATGTATGGTTCCGGCTATTTAGTTGGAGGAATAGAACCCGAAGCTGAATCATTCCTATTAAATGGTGGAGGGTTCTACGATTTCTACGAAACAAAGGATCAACGCTATTTTTCTGTTGGCAGTTTGGAACCACAATTTCAATTACGGCTCTGTGAATTAATAGGAGATCTAAATTTACTTGAGTTAAGTAGTAGTGACAATTCGGAGAGTCAACAAGCATTTAAAAAGATTCTAACGGAAACATTTAAAAAGAAGACATTTGAAGAATGGCTCAAAATTCTCGGAGATGATTTTGACGGCTGTATCGAACCTGTTTTGCAATTCTCTGAATCTGTCGCACATCCACAAATAGAGACAAGAGGTTTAGTAGTCGAAGTACCTAAACTAGTTGGAGGGACACAACAACAGATTGCCTTTCCGATTAAGTTTTCGACACAACCCGCTGAGTACCGATTTACGGGTGTACAAACAGGGACTCATACAGTAGAAATTTTAAAAGAATTGGGGTTTGATTCAGAAACCATTAATAGACTTACGAATCAGTAG
- a CDS encoding acyl-CoA dehydrogenase family protein codes for MKSMAIEEEITLFKRTIQAFAKKEIEDHYNKWEEDGIIPKELWRRFGDEGLLCVDIPQQYGGLGAPFHFSASIIDEFSRLGFNSISGNLAVHSNIVAHYILNSGTEEQKAYYLPKMVTGEFVGAIAMSEPAAGSDLQGIKTTAVKNEVTGNYHINGSKTFISNGQHFDFAIVVTKTNQRVPASKGTTLFIVDANSKGLIKGKKLKKIGQHSADTSELFFEDIVVKPSQVLGEVDRGFITLMHELPRERTILAVGACGAMEGALEITVKYLHEREAFGAPLSKLQTVRHKIAEMTTEAKVNRAYVNQCIDLLQNNQLTTAAASIAKLSSTEAQGRVVDGCLQLFGGYGYMEEYPISRAFTDARVQRIYGGTSEIMKEIISKDVLGK; via the coding sequence ATGAAATCAATGGCGATCGAAGAAGAAATTACATTGTTTAAAAGAACAATTCAGGCGTTTGCTAAAAAAGAAATTGAAGATCATTACAATAAATGGGAAGAAGATGGCATTATTCCAAAAGAGCTATGGAGAAGGTTCGGAGATGAAGGATTGCTTTGTGTTGATATTCCTCAGCAGTATGGAGGATTAGGAGCACCATTCCACTTTTCCGCAAGTATTATTGATGAATTCAGTAGACTAGGATTTAATTCTATTTCAGGAAACTTGGCTGTTCATTCGAATATAGTAGCACATTACATTCTTAACTCAGGTACAGAAGAACAAAAAGCATACTATTTACCAAAGATGGTAACGGGTGAATTTGTTGGAGCAATTGCTATGAGTGAACCAGCTGCTGGAAGTGATCTGCAAGGAATCAAAACAACTGCAGTCAAAAATGAAGTAACAGGTAATTATCACATTAACGGATCCAAGACATTTATCTCGAATGGTCAACATTTTGATTTTGCCATCGTTGTAACCAAAACAAATCAACGTGTCCCTGCATCCAAAGGAACGACCCTCTTTATAGTGGATGCTAATAGTAAAGGGCTTATAAAAGGAAAGAAACTAAAGAAAATCGGTCAACATTCAGCTGATACTTCTGAATTATTTTTTGAAGATATTGTTGTAAAGCCAAGCCAAGTTTTAGGAGAAGTCGATCGTGGCTTCATCACATTAATGCATGAATTACCAAGAGAAAGAACGATACTTGCTGTTGGTGCATGTGGTGCTATGGAAGGAGCTTTGGAAATTACAGTGAAATACCTTCATGAAAGAGAAGCATTTGGTGCACCTCTTAGTAAACTTCAAACAGTTCGACATAAAATTGCTGAAATGACTACCGAAGCCAAAGTCAATCGCGCTTATGTCAATCAATGCATAGACCTATTACAAAATAATCAGTTAACTACTGCAGCTGCTAGTATTGCAAAGCTCTCTTCAACAGAAGCACAAGGTCGAGTTGTTGATGGGTGCTTACAGTTATTTGGAGGATATGGTTATATGGAGGAATATCCAATTTCAAGAGCATTTACAGATGCAAGAGTACAGCGCATTTATGGAGGAACATCTGAAATTATGAAGGAAATTATTAGTAAGGATGTTCTAGGAAAGTAA
- a CDS encoding sigma-54-dependent Fis family transcriptional regulator, with protein MKTNFKSCIKEQTIREILPLFTETQSNILPVVNHHGKLIGIITKNKIFQLLATQTSLDLTVEHYYNDRPIYIRPTEDIEEIRPLLLKHNVGHAPVVNDEMIPIGLISTEQLLWSYNVVYCQLSSVLEFAYDAIIVVNQRSEITKVNKGFTDLFGLKSKEVFGKSTTELFPELAIENVIKSGISIHNTPQIIEGQQSLITILPIKENGKTISAICKVTYRGLTHLHEALTKVKKLEKQLSDYQNEISEMKGTKYTFFDIAGESEAIRKVKHEATLASNSISTVLIIGESGTGKELFAQGIHAASKQRGTFVQVNCAAVPPELLESEFFGYADGAFTGAKKGGKKGKFELAQNGTIFLDEIGDMSLSLQTKILRVLQEKEFQPIGSSKTIHLNTKIIAATNQNIEKLVADGKFREDLYYRLNIMRLNIPPLRERMEDLPDIIQAIINRLNKSGFYIRGVTHSALTKLMQHSWPGNIRELHNALERAANLKIGDYIDAENIADFNTTTEKDIPNYKTTSSYQDRLNTTEKDLIILALKEAKGNKTKASQLLGISRPWLYAKMKKYQIE; from the coding sequence ATGAAAACAAATTTTAAATCCTGCATCAAAGAACAAACCATTAGAGAAATACTTCCACTGTTTACAGAAACGCAATCTAATATTCTTCCAGTAGTAAATCATCACGGTAAATTAATAGGGATTATTACGAAAAATAAAATTTTCCAACTATTAGCTACCCAGACTTCCTTAGATTTAACAGTTGAACATTATTATAATGATCGCCCTATATACATTCGCCCAACTGAAGATATTGAAGAAATTAGACCTTTGCTGTTGAAACATAATGTAGGCCATGCACCTGTTGTGAACGATGAAATGATTCCTATTGGCCTTATATCAACCGAGCAACTTCTTTGGTCTTACAATGTTGTATACTGTCAATTATCCTCTGTCCTAGAGTTTGCTTATGATGCCATTATTGTTGTTAATCAAAGATCTGAAATTACTAAGGTGAATAAAGGTTTCACGGATTTATTTGGATTAAAAAGTAAAGAAGTTTTTGGAAAGTCTACTACAGAATTATTTCCGGAATTAGCGATTGAAAATGTCATCAAAAGTGGGATTAGCATTCACAATACACCGCAGATTATCGAGGGACAACAATCTCTGATTACGATATTGCCGATTAAAGAAAATGGCAAAACAATTAGCGCAATCTGTAAAGTAACTTATCGTGGATTAACACATTTACACGAAGCCTTGACAAAGGTGAAAAAGTTAGAAAAACAGTTATCTGATTATCAAAATGAAATAAGTGAGATGAAAGGTACAAAGTATACATTTTTTGATATCGCGGGTGAATCGGAAGCAATTCGCAAAGTAAAGCACGAAGCTACATTAGCATCTAACAGTATATCTACTGTTTTAATCATTGGAGAAAGTGGTACAGGAAAAGAGTTATTTGCACAGGGAATTCATGCTGCCTCGAAACAACGGGGAACCTTTGTCCAAGTCAACTGTGCGGCTGTCCCCCCTGAATTACTTGAATCAGAATTTTTCGGTTATGCAGATGGTGCCTTTACAGGGGCTAAAAAAGGGGGCAAGAAAGGGAAATTTGAACTGGCGCAAAATGGTACTATCTTTTTAGATGAAATTGGTGATATGTCATTAAGCTTACAGACGAAAATTCTTCGTGTTCTTCAAGAAAAAGAATTTCAACCAATTGGTAGTTCAAAAACGATTCATCTAAATACGAAAATCATCGCTGCCACCAATCAGAATATCGAAAAACTCGTAGCAGATGGAAAATTCAGAGAAGATCTCTATTACAGGCTCAATATTATGCGTTTAAATATTCCACCTTTACGAGAAAGAATGGAAGATTTACCGGATATCATTCAAGCAATCATTAATCGTTTAAACAAGAGTGGGTTTTACATACGTGGTGTCACACACTCTGCTTTAACAAAACTTATGCAACATTCATGGCCCGGCAATATACGAGAATTACACAATGCTCTAGAAAGAGCCGCCAATTTAAAAATCGGCGACTATATCGATGCAGAAAATATCGCTGATTTCAACACAACCACAGAAAAAGATATTCCAAACTACAAGACAACCTCTTCCTATCAAGATAGGTTAAACACAACCGAAAAAGATCTGATCATCTTGGCTTTAAAAGAAGCAAAAGGAAATAAAACAAAAGCAAGTCAACTACTGGGTATCAGCAGACCATGGCTCTACGCAAAAATGAAGAAATATCAAATAGAATAG
- a CDS encoding hotdog family protein → MKLKFNDITIGQRFEKEFYKMDKDEIISFYSLIHNICMSMKRRCNLVDLKEGLHTICVSFKLWTDLNVLGDDLIAGTGIDQLKFVRPVFPDVLLYIMTEVIDKQERREDGEVILQLLSFKNDRELVLKAHISALVSK, encoded by the coding sequence ATGAAATTGAAATTTAATGACATCACCATTGGGCAAAGGTTTGAGAAAGAATTTTATAAAATGGACAAAGATGAAATAATATCATTTTACAGTTTGATCCACAATATTTGCATGTCGATGAAGAGAAGGTGCAACTTAGTAGATTTAAAGGAAGGGCTACATACAATTTGTGTTTCCTTTAAACTATGGACCGATTTAAATGTATTAGGAGACGATCTTATTGCTGGTACAGGAATTGATCAATTAAAGTTTGTACGACCTGTTTTTCCTGATGTTCTTCTTTATATCATGACTGAGGTTATTGATAAGCAAGAGAGAAGGGAAGATGGGGAAGTCATTTTGCAATTATTATCCTTTAAAAATGATAGGGAATTGGTGTTAAAAGCACATATTTCAGCATTAGTCTCGAAATAA
- a CDS encoding MutS-related protein: MGNLVLLLIIVAVVFGGYHLLTKNKKKLKKFRDEWESGEFLAHSENDQSISMYWKNKKNHNPNYDGVDQLTWDDLDMHTVFQKINYTQTSVGSEYLFNQLRDIDPTLENIQDEEELYTLLGNNQSLREEILLILSGLGKKDYTNSSSFFYEEFSKIKYAGIYVLLALLPIASIFLMFYNLKYGILSLMGSFLMNATIYYKNKPRLENSLYSISYIASIIHTGKRFASVKHPQFTNLANEFNKNVEPIKKVLFLDRLASIGKGEGDIDAFFEYIRIIFLLDFISYNNIIKTISNNKVEFHELWELIGQLDAAIAVAFYRKSHHAYCTPTFVEEEELSFKNMVHPLIKNPVTNSSILGKSTLITGSNASGKSTYIKAIAINAILAQTINTVLAESWTMKPSYIVSSMAIQDNVLDGDSYFIAEIKSLKRIIQLCEQGKPCISFIDEILKGTNTIERIAASASIMEWLSLNKGMNIIASHDIELTVIASKVYENYHFRESIENGNVYFDYTIHPGPSKTRNAIKLLEILDYPENITNKAAKLAACFTECHEWEEMREQ; encoded by the coding sequence TTGGGGAATTTAGTTCTTTTACTTATTATTGTTGCAGTTGTTTTTGGAGGCTATCATTTATTGACGAAAAATAAAAAAAAGCTAAAAAAATTTCGGGATGAATGGGAATCAGGAGAGTTTTTAGCACATAGTGAAAATGATCAATCCATATCAATGTACTGGAAAAATAAAAAAAATCATAATCCCAATTATGACGGTGTTGACCAGTTGACGTGGGATGATTTAGATATGCACACGGTTTTCCAAAAAATCAATTACACACAGACTTCGGTCGGATCAGAATACTTATTTAATCAACTTCGAGATATTGATCCAACTCTTGAAAACATACAAGATGAAGAAGAACTGTATACATTACTTGGAAACAATCAGTCATTAAGAGAAGAGATTCTATTAATACTATCTGGGCTTGGAAAAAAGGATTATACCAACTCATCTTCTTTTTTCTATGAAGAGTTCAGTAAAATTAAATATGCGGGTATTTATGTACTTCTTGCATTATTACCAATTGCTTCAATTTTTCTGATGTTTTATAACCTAAAATACGGAATTCTGAGTTTAATGGGATCTTTTCTAATGAACGCTACAATATACTATAAAAACAAACCAAGATTAGAAAATAGTTTGTATTCCATATCTTATATAGCATCCATCATTCATACTGGAAAACGCTTTGCTTCTGTTAAACACCCACAATTTACAAACTTAGCAAATGAGTTTAACAAAAATGTGGAACCCATCAAAAAGGTTTTATTTTTGGACAGATTAGCTTCAATTGGTAAAGGCGAAGGAGATATCGATGCTTTTTTTGAGTATATTCGAATAATATTTTTATTGGACTTTATTTCATATAACAATATCATTAAAACGATTTCAAATAATAAAGTAGAATTCCATGAATTATGGGAACTGATTGGACAATTGGATGCAGCAATAGCTGTCGCATTTTACCGTAAATCACATCATGCATATTGTACTCCTACTTTTGTGGAGGAAGAAGAACTTTCGTTCAAAAATATGGTTCATCCACTAATTAAAAATCCAGTGACAAATTCATCGATATTAGGAAAGAGTACACTCATTACCGGGTCAAACGCATCCGGAAAATCAACGTATATTAAGGCAATTGCGATTAATGCGATTTTGGCTCAAACCATTAATACAGTTTTGGCAGAAAGCTGGACAATGAAACCAAGTTATATCGTATCTTCAATGGCCATTCAGGATAATGTATTAGATGGCGACAGTTACTTTATAGCCGAGATCAAATCACTGAAAAGGATTATTCAATTGTGTGAACAAGGTAAACCGTGTATCTCTTTTATTGATGAAATACTAAAAGGAACAAACACAATTGAAAGAATAGCAGCATCCGCTTCAATTATGGAATGGCTTTCTTTAAACAAAGGCATGAATATTATCGCTTCTCATGATATTGAATTAACAGTAATAGCTAGTAAAGTATATGAAAATTATCACTTTCGTGAATCAATTGAAAATGGTAATGTCTATTTTGATTATACAATCCATCCTGGACCATCGAAAACGAGAAATGCGATTAAGCTTCTAGAAATACTGGATTATCCAGAAAACATCACAAACAAAGCGGCTAAATTAGCCGCGTGTTTTACTGAATGTCATGAATGGGAAGAAATGAGAGAACAGTAA
- a CDS encoding trimeric intracellular cation channel family protein — MVRNLIVGIPVENIWQQEDLFKVAIIIIFIAFILPNKWIYQWKKWVIFFDAIGLAAFSIQGANWAVSIHAPLISVIIASTMTGAGGGMIRDVFVGRKPLIFHSEIYALWAALAGLVIGLNWAQGPFSTFSLLVGMVVLRILSVYYNWNLPRKIHGKY; from the coding sequence TTGGTTCGTAATTTAATTGTAGGAATACCAGTTGAAAATATTTGGCAGCAAGAGGATTTATTTAAGGTAGCCATTATCATTATTTTCATTGCATTTATACTTCCGAATAAGTGGATCTACCAGTGGAAGAAGTGGGTCATATTTTTTGATGCTATTGGATTAGCTGCTTTTTCTATACAAGGTGCAAACTGGGCAGTTTCAATTCACGCCCCTTTGATTTCTGTTATCATCGCTTCTACGATGACAGGAGCAGGTGGTGGAATGATTCGGGATGTATTTGTAGGCAGAAAACCGCTTATTTTTCATTCTGAAATATATGCTTTATGGGCAGCATTGGCCGGACTTGTGATTGGGTTAAATTGGGCTCAAGGACCATTTTCTACATTTTCTCTATTAGTTGGAATGGTTGTACTTAGAATACTATCAGTATATTATAATTGGAATTTGCCACGTAAGATTCATGGAAAGTATTGA